Within the Nocardioides aurantiacus genome, the region CGTGCCGCGGGCGACGTCGAGCTCCTCGATGGTGCGGCGCAGCGCGTCGAACTGCACGTCGTCGCCGAAGTCGCCCTGGACGAAGCGGAAGCCCTCGGCGAGCTGCTTCCACACCTCCTCGCGGAACTCGGTGCGGGCGTGCTGGCGGACGGAGTCGTGCACGATCTGCGCGAAGTCCTGGTCGGCCCACTCGCGGCGGGCGTAGCCGACCAGGCTGAAGCCCGGGGGCAGCAGGCCGCGGTTGGCGAGGTCGTAGACCGCCGGCATCACCTTCTTGCGGGCGAGGTCGCCGGTCACCCCGAACAGCACCAGCCCGCACGGACCGGCGATCCGGGGGAGCCGGCGGTCGGCGGGGTCGCGCAGCGGGTTGGTCCAGCCCTGGTCAGCCGACGGTGCCGGGCTCACCGGCTGCGGTGCTCGCGGTAGTAGGCGATCAGGGCGCGTGTGGACGCGTCCTGGGCCGCGAGAGCCTCCTCGTCGCCGGCGATCGCCGGGCCGACCTCCTGCGCGAGCTTCTTGCCCAGCTCGACGCCCCACTGGTCGAAGGAGTCGATGCCCCAGACCACGCCCTGGGTGAAGGTGACGTGCTCGTAGAGCGCGACGAGCTGCCCCAGCACCGACGGGGTCAGCGCCGGCGCCATGATCGAGGCCGTCGGCCGGTTGCCGGTGAACACGCGGGCGGGTACGACGGCCTCGTCGGTGCCCTCGGCGCGGACCTCCTCGGCCGTCTTGCCGAACGCCAGCGCGCGGGTCTGCGCGAAGAAGTTGGCCAGGAACAGCTCGTGGACGTCGGTGTCGCCGTCCTTGAGGTCGTACGCCGGGTCGGCGAACGCGATGAAGTCCGCCGGGACGACCCGGGTGCCCTGGTGGATCAGCTGGTAGAACGCGTGCTGGCCGTTGGTGCCGGGCTCGCCCCAGAAGATCTCGCCGGTGTCGGTGGTCACGGGGGAGCCGTCCCACCGCACGCCCTTGCCGTTGGACTCCATCGTCAGCTGCTGGAGGTAGGCCGGGAAGCGGTGCAGCAGCTGGGAGTAGGGCAGCACCGCGTGGCTCTCGGCGCCGAGGAAGTTGGCGTACCAGACGTTGAGCAACCCCATCAGCAGCGGCACGTTGGCGGCCGGCTCGGTGGTGCGGAAGTGCTCGTCCATCGCGTGGAACCCGGCCAGCAGCTCGGCGAACCGCTCGGGACCGACGGCGACCACCAGCGAGGTGCCGATCGCGGAGTCGAGGGAGTAGCGGCCCCCGACCCAGTCCCAGAAGCCGAAGGCGTTGTCGGGGTCGATGCCGAAGTCGGCGACCTTGTCGAGCGCGGTGGAGACGGCCACGAAGTGCTGGGCCACCGCCTCCTCGGCGTCCGCGTCAGCCAGGCCGGCGAGGAGCCACGCCTTGCACAGCCGGGCGTTGGTCAGCGTCTCCAGGGTGCCGAAGGTCTTGCTGGAGACGATGAACAGCGTCGTGGCCGGGTCGAGCCCGGCCAGCGTGGTGGCGGCGTCGGTCGGGTCGATGTTGCTGATGAACCGGCACTCCAGACCCTCCTGGCGGTACGCCGCGAGCGCCTCGTAGGCCATCACGGGACCGAGGTCGGACCCGCCGATGCCGATGTTGACGACCGTGCGGATCTGCTGGCCGGTGACCCCGGTCCACGACCCGTCGCGCACCGACCGGGCGAAGGTGTAGACCCGCTCCAGTACCTCGTGCACGTCGTGGACGACGTCCTGGCCGTCGACCTCGAGCCGGGCGTCGGCGGGCAGCCGCAGCGCGGTGTGGAGCACGGCACGGTCCTCGGTGGCGTTGACGTGCTCGCCCGTGAGCATGGCGTCGCGGCGGCGGGTCACGCCGACCTCCTCGGCCAGCGCCAGCAGCGCCTCGAGGACGTCGGCGTCGACCAGCGACTTGGACAGGTCGACCCGCAGGTCGGCCGCCTCGTGGGTCAGCCGCTCGACGCGGCCGGGGTCGGCCTCGAACCAGCCCCGCAGGTCGGGGGAGAAGCGGTCGGCCAGCTCCTGGAGCCGACCCCACGCCCGGGTGGACGTCGGGTCGACGGGCGCGACCGGTGCGTCGTTCCCGGGCGCGGCGCTCACGCCTGCGTCGCCCCGTCGAGCTGGCCCTGGACCGTCTTCAGCAGGTCGTTCCAGGCCGACTCGAACTTCTCCACGCCCTCGCGCTCGATGGTGGCGATGACGTCGTCGTAGTCGACACCGGCCGCGGCGAGGGCGTCCATCACCTGGCGGGCGTCGTCGTAGAACGGGCGGACCCGGTCGCCGGTGATCTCGGCGTGGTCGCGGGTGGCCTCGAGCGTCTTGCCCGGCATCGTGTTGACGGTGTTCTCGACCGTGAGCTCGGTGACGTACATCGTGTCGGGGAGCGTGGGGTCCTTGACCCCGGTGGAGGCCCAGAGCGGCCGCTGCTTGCGCGCACCCTCGGCCTCGAGCGCCTCCCAGCGCTCGCCGGAGAAGAACTCCTCGTAGGCCTGGTAGGCCAGTCGCGCGTTGGCGACGCCGGCCTTGCCCTTGAGGGAGGTGTCGGCGCCGGACTTCTCGATCCGGTTGTCGATCTCGGTGTCGACGCGGGAGACGAAGAAGGACGCGACCGAGTGGATCCCCGACAGGTCGTGGCCCGCGGCCTTGGCCTTCTCGAGGCCGGTGACGTAGGCCTCCATCACCGAGCGGTAGCGCTCGAGGCCGAAGATCAGGGTGACGTTGACGCTGATGCCCTCGCCGAGGGTGTCGGAGATGGCCGGCGCGCCCTCGGTGGTGGCGGGGATCTTGATCAGCAGGTTCTCGCGGCCGACCTCGGCCCACAGCTCCTTGGCGGAGGCGAAGGTGGCGTCCTGGTCGTGGGCCAGCAGCGGCGAGACCTCGATCGAGACCCGGCCGTCGACGCCGTTGGTCGCGTCGAAGACGGGCTTGAGGACGTCGCAGGCGTTGCGCACGTCGGTCGTGGTCAGGGCGAAGACGGTCTTGTCGACGTCGGCGCCCTCGGCGGCGAGCTCACGCACCTGCGGGGTGTACTTCTCGCCCTTGGCCAGTGCCGAGGCGAAGATCGAGGGGTTGGTGGTGACCCCCACGACGTGGTCCTCGTCGATGAGGCGCTTGAGCTCGCCGTCCTCGATGAGCTCGCGCGAGAGGTCGTCGAGCCAGATGGAGACTCCGGCGTCGCTCAGGTCCTTGAGACGGTCGGTCATGGTGGGTTCCTCCCCAGTCGGGGCCTCGGGACCGAGACCCGGTGTGCGTGGTGGTGCGGGCCCGGGCGACGGCGCCGCCCGGGCCGGTGGCTCAGCCGGTGGCGACCCGGATGCTGTCCTCGGCCGCGGCGGCCACCGCCTCGGCGGTGATGCCGAACTCGCGGTAGAGGCGCTGGTAGTCGGCCGAGGCGCCGTAGTGCTCGAGCGAGACGATGCGGCCGTGGTCGCCCACGATCTCGCGCCACCCCATGGCGATGCCGGCCTCGACGGCGACCCGGGCCTTCAGCGTCGGCGGGATCACGGTCTCGCGGTACGCCGGCTCCTGCTGGTCGAACCACTCACGGCACGGCATGGACACCACACGGGCCTGAACACCCTGCTCGGCCAGGATCTTCCGGGCCTCGACGGCGAGCTGGACCTCCGAGCCGGTGCCGACGAGCACGACGTCGGGGGTGCCGTCCTCGGCGTCGAGCAGCACGTAGCCGCCCTTGCTCACGTCGTCGAGCCCGGCGTAGCCGTCCTCGCCGCGCGGGTAGGTCGGCACGTTCTGCCGCGTCAGGATGATGCCGGCGGGACGGTCGTGGTTCTCGATGATCGCCTTCCAGCAGGCGGCCGTCTCGTTGGCGTCGGCGGGCCGCACGACGTCGAGGCCGGGGATCGCCCGCAGCGCGGCGAGGTGCTCGACCGGCTGGTGGGTCGGGCCGTCCTCCCCGAGACCGATCGAGTCGTGGGTCCAGACGTAGGTGACGGGCAGCCGCATCAGCGCCGCGAGCCGGACGGCACCGCGCATGTAGTCGGAGAAGGTGAGGAAGGTGCCGCCGAAGACGCGGGTGTCACCGTGCGCGGCGATGCCGTTCATGATCGCGCCCATGCCGTGCTCGCGGATGCCGAAGTGGAGCACGCGCCCGGCGTACGGGTCGGCCTTCCACATCTTCGTGGCCCGCTCCTCGGGGATGAACGAGGCGGCCGACTCGATGGTCGTGTTGTTGGACTCCGCCAGGTCGGCCGAGCCGCCCCAGAACTCCGGGAGGGCGGCGGCGATGGCCTGGATGACCGCGCCGGAGGCCTTGCGGGTGGCCACGCCCTTCTCGTCGGCCTCGAAGGTGGGGAGCTTGGCGTCCCAGCCGTCGGGCAGGGTGCGGCTCTTCATGCGGTGCAGGAGCGCGGCACGGTCGGGGTGCTTCGAGGCCCACGCGTCGTACTTCGCGTCGAACTCGTTGCCGTGGGTGACGCCGCGGTCGCGCAGCGCGCGGGTGTGGGCGATGACGTCGGCGGGCACCTCGAAGGTCTGGTCGGGGTCGAAGCCGAGGATCTCCTTGGTGGCGCGCACCTCGTCCTCGCCCAGGGCCGAGCCGTGGGCCTTGCCGGTGCCCTGGAGCTTCGGCGCGGGCCAGGCGATGACGGTCTTGAGCACGATGAAGCTGGGTCGGTCGGTGACCTTGTCGGCCGCCTCGACGGCGCGGTGGAGGGCGTGGACGTCCTCCTTGTACTCCTTGCCGCCGTTGGTCCAGTCGACGGTCTGGACGTGCCAGCCGTAGGCCTCGTAGCGCTGCGCGACGTTCTCGGTGAACGCGATGTTGGTGTCGTCCTCGATCGAGATCGCGTTGTCGTCGTAGATCAGCGTCAGGTTGCCGAGCTTCTGCGTGCCGGCGATCGAGGAGGCCTCGGCGCTGACGCCCTCCTCGAGGTCGCCGTCGGAGCAGATCGCGTAGATGCGGTGGTCGAATGGCGAGGTGCCCGGGGCGGCCTCGGGGTCGAACATGCCGCGCTGGCGGCGGGCGGCCATCGCCATGCCCACGGCGTTGCCGACGCCCTGGCCCAGGGGACCGGTGGTGGTCTCGACCCCGGCGGTGTGGCCGTACTCCGGGTGACCCGGCGTCTTGCTGTCCCACGTGCGCAGCGCCTTGAGGTCCTCCAGCTCCAGGCCCCAACCGCCCAGGAACAGCTGGATGTAGAGCGTCAGGCTGGAGTGTCCGGCGGAGAGCACGAAGCGGTCGCGCGAGGTCCAGTCGGGGTCGGCGGGGTCGTGCCGCATCACCTTCTGGAACAGCAGGTACGCCGCGGGGGCGAGGCTCATCGCCGTCCCGGGGTGGCCGTTGCCGACCTTCTGCACGGCGTCCATCGCGAGGACCCGGACGGTGTCGACCGCCTTGTCGTCCAGCTCGGTCCAGTCAAGGCTCTTGCTCGTGGGCACGGTGTGCGTTTCCTCTCGTCGCGTGGATGCAGTTCGAGCCTAGTGCGGGCGTACGGTGCAGGTCACGTCCGGCGGGTTCGTGGCAGGCGGGGTGGCACCGATAGACTCGTGACGACCCGGTACCCGAACCGCTGCGGCCCACCGTCGCCGCGCGGGGGCCACCGGTGATCACCGTCACCGCCACCACGGTGTCCGACCCGCTCCCCATCCGTACGCCCCACCGAAGGCGAGGCCACGTGACCGCCCTCCACTCCGAGGTGTCCGTCGACGGACACACCTCGGGACGGGCGACGCTGCGTGACGTGGTCGGCGCCTACGTCGGCCTCACCAAGCCGCGCGTCATCGAGCTGCTGCTCCTCACCACCGTCCCGGTCATGTTCTTCGCGCAGCGCGGGGTGCCGCCGCTGGGCCTGGTGCTGGCGACCGTGGTCGGCGGCACGCTGTCGGCCGGGGCGGCCAACTCGCTGAACTGCGTCTACGACCGCGACATCGACGAGCAGATGCGCCGGACCCGCCGTCGCGCGCTGCCGCGCCACATCGTCACCCCCACCTCGGCCCTGGTCTTCGGGCTGGTGCTGATGGTGGTCTCGACGCTGGTGCTCGGGTTCCTGGTCAACTGGCTCTCGGCCGGCCTGGCGCTGGCGGCCAACGCGTTCTACCTCTTCGGCTACACGATGCTGCTCAAGCGGCGTACGACGCAGAACGTGGTGTGGGGCGGCATCGCCGGGTGTTTCCCGACGCTCATCGGCTGGACCGCCGTCACCGGGGAGCTGGCGTGGACCCCGGTCGTGCTGTTCCTGGTCGTCTTCTTCTGGACGCCGCCGCACACCTGGGCGCTGGCGATGCGCTACCGCGAGGACTACGCCCGGGTCGACGTGCCGATGCTCCCGGTCCGCCGCGACGCCGAGGGCGTGGCTCGCCAGGTCGTGGCCTACTCCTGGGTGACCGTGGCGGTCTCGCTGGCGCTGTGGCCCGTGGCCGGGACCGGGCTGCTCTACCCCGTGGTGGCGCTCGCGCTCGGCACGGTGTTCCTGGTCGAGGCCCACCTGCTCTGGCGCCGGGCCCGTCGCAGCGACGACCTCGCCGAGGTCCGCCCGATGCGGTTGTTCCACTGGTCCAACATGTATCTCTCGCTGCTCTTCGTGGCCGTCGCGCTCGACCCGCTGCTGCGTCGCTAGACCCCTGGTCGTCGGGCCGTCGCCGCGCCTAGCGGCCGGTGTCGATCTCGGCGAGGACGCCCTCGAGGAGCTGCTGGGAGCGCTGCAGCGCGGCCGTCCCGCCGCGGGTCTCGACCCGGGCGGTGAGCACCTCGCGGCCGCGGCGCACCGCCACGCTGGCGACGTCCTCGCCGCGGGCCTCGCGCGTGCCGGCGCAGGTCTGGATCGCGCCCTCGACTGCGAAGCCCTTCGGCTCGTCGAGGCGGCTGCGGTCGATGGCGGCGCACTGGCTGCGCAGCACGACGTCGGCGGGGTTCTCCTCCTCCAGCTGCAGCCAGGTCACGACGGCGCGCACCGAGGGGTCCGAGGTGGACCGGAGCGAGCAGACGGCGCGCGGGTCACCGCCGTCTTCGCTGCTGGCGCTGCTCTGCAGGCCCCGGGACACGCCCTCGGGCACCAGGGCGCAGAGGTCGGCCGGAGCGGGCGGGGGCACGGACTCGACCGCGGCCGGAGGCTCGTCGGCGCCGCACCCGGCCACGAGGAACAGCGCGGCGAGGGTGAGCGCGGTGGCGCGGACGCCCATGGGCGACTACCTCCTCAGGGGCCGGTCGGACAGGCCACATCACACCACAGCAGACGTCGCGGCGTGGCCGCATCAGGCGTGCTGCGCGTCGCCCTCCAGGACGCTGAGCAGCGCCCAGGTCACCACGGCCGCGATCACGGCCGCGCCGAGCAGGTGGATGCCGACCAGGATCTCGGGCAGGTCGGTGAAGTACTGGACGAACCCGACGACGCCCTGGGCCAGCTCGACGCCGAGCAGCACCCCCACCGCCCGCCGGGGGCCGCGACCGGCCCCGGTGGCCGCGAGCGCGAGCAGCAGCCCGACGGTCAGCCCGACGAGCAGGAACACCACGTCGGCGTGCAGCTGGGACAGCTGGAGCGGGTCGAGGCCGTTGCGCGGCACGTCGAGGTCGCCGGCGTGGGGACCCGACCCGGTCACGACGGTGCCGACGTAGAGCACGGCCCAGGACACGGCGTACGTCGAC harbors:
- the pgi gene encoding glucose-6-phosphate isomerase translates to MSAAPGNDAPVAPVDPTSTRAWGRLQELADRFSPDLRGWFEADPGRVERLTHEAADLRVDLSKSLVDADVLEALLALAEEVGVTRRRDAMLTGEHVNATEDRAVLHTALRLPADARLEVDGQDVVHDVHEVLERVYTFARSVRDGSWTGVTGQQIRTVVNIGIGGSDLGPVMAYEALAAYRQEGLECRFISNIDPTDAATTLAGLDPATTLFIVSSKTFGTLETLTNARLCKAWLLAGLADADAEEAVAQHFVAVSTALDKVADFGIDPDNAFGFWDWVGGRYSLDSAIGTSLVVAVGPERFAELLAGFHAMDEHFRTTEPAANVPLLMGLLNVWYANFLGAESHAVLPYSQLLHRFPAYLQQLTMESNGKGVRWDGSPVTTDTGEIFWGEPGTNGQHAFYQLIHQGTRVVPADFIAFADPAYDLKDGDTDVHELFLANFFAQTRALAFGKTAEEVRAEGTDEAVVPARVFTGNRPTASIMAPALTPSVLGQLVALYEHVTFTQGVVWGIDSFDQWGVELGKKLAQEVGPAIAGDEEALAAQDASTRALIAYYREHRSR
- the tkt gene encoding transketolase produces the protein MDAVQKVGNGHPGTAMSLAPAAYLLFQKVMRHDPADPDWTSRDRFVLSAGHSSLTLYIQLFLGGWGLELEDLKALRTWDSKTPGHPEYGHTAGVETTTGPLGQGVGNAVGMAMAARRQRGMFDPEAAPGTSPFDHRIYAICSDGDLEEGVSAEASSIAGTQKLGNLTLIYDDNAISIEDDTNIAFTENVAQRYEAYGWHVQTVDWTNGGKEYKEDVHALHRAVEAADKVTDRPSFIVLKTVIAWPAPKLQGTGKAHGSALGEDEVRATKEILGFDPDQTFEVPADVIAHTRALRDRGVTHGNEFDAKYDAWASKHPDRAALLHRMKSRTLPDGWDAKLPTFEADEKGVATRKASGAVIQAIAAALPEFWGGSADLAESNNTTIESAASFIPEERATKMWKADPYAGRVLHFGIREHGMGAIMNGIAAHGDTRVFGGTFLTFSDYMRGAVRLAALMRLPVTYVWTHDSIGLGEDGPTHQPVEHLAALRAIPGLDVVRPADANETAACWKAIIENHDRPAGIILTRQNVPTYPRGEDGYAGLDDVSKGGYVLLDAEDGTPDVVLVGTGSEVQLAVEARKILAEQGVQARVVSMPCREWFDQQEPAYRETVIPPTLKARVAVEAGIAMGWREIVGDHGRIVSLEHYGASADYQRLYREFGITAEAVAAAAEDSIRVATG
- the tal gene encoding transaldolase gives rise to the protein MTDRLKDLSDAGVSIWLDDLSRELIEDGELKRLIDEDHVVGVTTNPSIFASALAKGEKYTPQVRELAAEGADVDKTVFALTTTDVRNACDVLKPVFDATNGVDGRVSIEVSPLLAHDQDATFASAKELWAEVGRENLLIKIPATTEGAPAISDTLGEGISVNVTLIFGLERYRSVMEAYVTGLEKAKAAGHDLSGIHSVASFFVSRVDTEIDNRIEKSGADTSLKGKAGVANARLAYQAYEEFFSGERWEALEAEGARKQRPLWASTGVKDPTLPDTMYVTELTVENTVNTMPGKTLEATRDHAEITGDRVRPFYDDARQVMDALAAAGVDYDDVIATIEREGVEKFESAWNDLLKTVQGQLDGATQA
- a CDS encoding heme o synthase, encoding MTALHSEVSVDGHTSGRATLRDVVGAYVGLTKPRVIELLLLTTVPVMFFAQRGVPPLGLVLATVVGGTLSAGAANSLNCVYDRDIDEQMRRTRRRALPRHIVTPTSALVFGLVLMVVSTLVLGFLVNWLSAGLALAANAFYLFGYTMLLKRRTTQNVVWGGIAGCFPTLIGWTAVTGELAWTPVVLFLVVFFWTPPHTWALAMRYREDYARVDVPMLPVRRDAEGVARQVVAYSWVTVAVSLALWPVAGTGLLYPVVALALGTVFLVEAHLLWRRARRSDDLAEVRPMRLFHWSNMYLSLLFVAVALDPLLRR